Below is a genomic region from Burkholderia pyrrocinia.
CGCGCGTGCGGCGCCAGGCGGATGCCCGCGTCGACGTCGATGCCGTCGGCGTCGACCGGCACGCGGACCATCGCATCGCGTCGCCCGGTGCTTTCGAGCAGCGCGGTGATGCCGCGATAGGCCGGATTCTCGACCCAGGCCTGATCGTCCGCGCCGAGCAGCACCTGGCTCGCGAGATGCAGCCCCTGCTGCGTGCCGCTCGTGATCACGACCTGGTCGGCCGTGCAGCGCACCGAGCGCGACCGGCGCACGTAGTCGGCGATCGCTTCGCGCAGCGGCAGCGCGCCTTGCGGATCGGCATAGCCGGACGGCGCGCCGGCGCCGCGCGCGCGCAGGCGGTTGCCGAGCCGGCGCCAGATGTCGTCGGGCGCGGTGAGACCGACCGGCACCGAGATCGCGAACGGCATGGCCGGCAGCGGAAGGAATTCGCGGGCGATCCGCGCGAAGGTGGCGGCCGGTTCGGGCAGCCCGGCGCGCGCCGGGCGCCCGCGTTGGGCGGGTGGTTCGGGTTTGTCGACGGGCGGTGGTTCGGCGAGCGCGTGCGCGACCCGCGTGCCCGCGCCGCCGCGCGATTCGAGGAAGCCTTCGGCGACCAGTTGCGCATACGCGTCGACGACGGTGCCGCGCGCGACCTGCAGCGCGGCCGCCAGCAGCCGCGTGGACGGCAGCGTGTCGCCCGGACGAACGTCGCCGCGGCGCACGGCGTCGCGCAGCGCCTGCGCGAGCTGGCGGCTCAGGTCGCCGGCCGCGCGATCGAGCGCGCCGAGCGACGGGATTTCGACGATCCGGGCCGTTCTTGCCATGATTCTGGTCTGCTGAAAATGTTCCAAACCGGCTCTACAGCATAAACCAGTTTGAGGCCACAATCGGCGCATGACGGGCCAGCGCCCAGCCAATTCAACCCCTGCACGACCGTGGAGCCGACATGTACGTCCCCGCCGATTTCAACGAGCCCAACCCCGACGCGCTGCGCGAACTGATCGTGCAGCACCCGTTCGGCAGCCTGATCACGCACGGGAAGAACGGGCTCGACGCGAACCACATCCCGTTCGAGCTGCTGCCGGGCGACGGCGGGCTCGGCGAGCTGCACGCGCACGTCGCGCGCGCGAATCCGGTCTGGCAGGACGTCGCGAACGGCGACGAGGTGCTCGTGATCTTCCGCGCCGGCGACGCGTACATCTCGCCGAACTGGTACCCGAGCAAGCATGTCGCGCACCGGCAGGTGCCGACCTGGAACTACGTGGTCGTGCATGCGCACGGCCGCATCACGGTGCGCGACGACGAGAAGTTCGTGCGCGGCGTGGTCGCCCGGCTGACGCGCACGCACGAAGCGTCGCAGCCGGTGCCGTGGAAGATGGGCGACGCGCCGGCCGATTATCTCGACACGATGCTGCAGTCGATCGTCGGGCTGCAGATCGAGATCACGCGGCTCGTCGGCAAGCGCAAGCTTGGGCAGAACAAGGCGGTCGAGGATATCCGCGGTGCCGGCGACGCACTGATCGCGGACGGAAAGCTTGCGATCGGGGAAGCGATGCTGGCGGCGGCCGACGCGAAGCGCAACTGAGCGCATGACGCACGCGCGGGCGAGTGCCGCGCCCGCGCTCCGGCAGTTACTGCGTGCGCGTCGCTCCCTTCATGCCTTCCCCCGCCTGCGCGAGCGCACCGCGAATCGCCGCCTCGGTCTTGTCGTACCCGCCTTCGCCATAGCGCGTATAGACGACCTTTCCGTTCGCATCGATCAGGTACAGCGCGGGCCAGTACTGGTTGCCGTACGCGCGCCACGTGGCGTAGCGGTTGTCCTGCGCGACCGGATACTGGATGCCGAAGCGCTTGATCGCATCGGCGACGTTGCCGGCGTCGCGCTCGAACGGATATTCGGGCGTATGCACGCCGACCACGACGAGCCCCTGGTCGCGATACTTCCGATACCAGTCGTTCACGTACGGAATCGTATGAATGCAGTTGATGCACGAGTACGTCCAGAAATCGACCAGCACGACCTTGCCGTGCAACTGGTCGAGCTTGAGCGGCGCGCTGTTGTGCCAGCGGTCGATGCCGGTGAAGTCGGGCGCTTGCGTGCCGGCCAGCGAGGTCGCCATGCCCGCGTCGTCGCGGGTGCCGGCGAAGGCGGCGAGCCCGGCCGTGGCGGCGAGGGCGATGACAAGGGCGGCGGTCTTGAGTCG
It encodes:
- a CDS encoding PLP-dependent aminotransferase family protein, with product MARTARIVEIPSLGALDRAAGDLSRQLAQALRDAVRRGDVRPGDTLPSTRLLAAALQVARGTVVDAYAQLVAEGFLESRGGAGTRVAHALAEPPPVDKPEPPAQRGRPARAGLPEPAATFARIAREFLPLPAMPFAISVPVGLTAPDDIWRRLGNRLRARGAGAPSGYADPQGALPLREAIADYVRRSRSVRCTADQVVITSGTQQGLHLASQVLLGADDQAWVENPAYRGITALLESTGRRDAMVRVPVDADGIDVDAGIRLAPHARAAFVTPSHQYPLGMPLSMARRNALLAWARAQRAWVVEDDYDSELRYEGYPFPSLQGLDPDRVIYLGTFSKILFPSLRLGYVIAPDDLVPAFCGARVLMDRHAPTADQHVLAAFIAEGHLDRHIRRVRGVYAEQRALLIDTLGARLPRERAWVQPGDQGMHVVLWLAEGIDDLDVVARAAKAGVAVRAVSPMFAPGTARPGLVLGFGGFGRAQMEAAAQRLADVVSSEESRPVAPQKVVRRQQT
- a CDS encoding FMN-binding negative transcriptional regulator, whose translation is MYVPADFNEPNPDALRELIVQHPFGSLITHGKNGLDANHIPFELLPGDGGLGELHAHVARANPVWQDVANGDEVLVIFRAGDAYISPNWYPSKHVAHRQVPTWNYVVVHAHGRITVRDDEKFVRGVVARLTRTHEASQPVPWKMGDAPADYLDTMLQSIVGLQIEITRLVGKRKLGQNKAVEDIRGAGDALIADGKLAIGEAMLAAADAKRN
- a CDS encoding thioredoxin family protein, which codes for MLPRLKTAALVIALAATAGLAAFAGTRDDAGMATSLAGTQAPDFTGIDRWHNSAPLKLDQLHGKVVLVDFWTYSCINCIHTIPYVNDWYRKYRDQGLVVVGVHTPEYPFERDAGNVADAIKRFGIQYPVAQDNRYATWRAYGNQYWPALYLIDANGKVVYTRYGEGGYDKTEAAIRGALAQAGEGMKGATRTQ